From Paenibacillus graminis, a single genomic window includes:
- a CDS encoding tetratricopeptide repeat protein — MLKFFGFLLLYRLVGNPFLALFILLVILYFLDRRYVGILPSFTKPFRRSRQISKLRTTISLNPNDVSAKFDLARLLIERKRYSESKELLVQIADRYEQSAEYWVELGYVNLKLGHLPEGEAQMLQGLEINRKAQYGQPYLRLAETFRNIDHDKALHYVTQFQEIQSSSSEAYYLAGSMYKALGRNEDAKRAFNESTAIYRSLPKYKKRQERGWALRSYFAKLR, encoded by the coding sequence ATGTTAAAATTTTTCGGTTTCTTGCTGCTGTACCGCCTGGTGGGCAATCCTTTTCTGGCCCTGTTTATTTTGCTGGTGATCCTATATTTTCTGGACCGCCGGTATGTTGGCATACTTCCCAGCTTCACTAAGCCATTCCGCCGGAGCCGGCAGATCTCCAAACTGCGGACTACGATTTCGCTAAATCCAAATGATGTATCGGCCAAATTCGATCTTGCCAGACTGCTGATTGAGCGCAAGCGCTACAGTGAATCCAAGGAACTGCTTGTACAAATTGCCGACCGCTATGAGCAATCTGCCGAATATTGGGTGGAGCTGGGCTATGTAAATTTGAAGCTGGGCCATCTGCCTGAAGGCGAGGCACAGATGCTGCAGGGGCTGGAGATCAACCGCAAGGCCCAATACGGACAACCCTACCTCCGTCTCGCAGAAACCTTCCGCAATATTGACCACGACAAAGCCTTGCATTATGTAACCCAGTTTCAGGAGATTCAATCCTCCTCCAGTGAGGCATATTATCTGGCAGGTTCCATGTACAAAGCACTGGGAAGAAATGAGGATGCCAAACGTGCTTTTAACGAGTCGACCGCCATTTACCGTTCGCTGCCCAAATATAAGAAACGCCAGGAACGCGGCTGGGCGCTGCGCAGCTACTTCGCGAAGTTACGCTAG
- a CDS encoding aldo/keto reductase → MESAMAAAGLRPLGQSTLSVSPLGLGCWQFSRGKGIVGKYWSNLEDADILEIVRVSLEGGMNWVDTAEVYGGGKSEEALAHVLDQLKREGSPYATPLIATKWWPLFRTATSITSTIEERLRCLGGRDIDLYQIHQPFSLSSIASEMKAMAGLVQAGKIRNIGVSNYSAKQMIEAHRLLRQYGLNLVSNQVKYNLLDRKIDRNGTMEAAKALGISIIAYSPLQQGILTGRFHKDPVQIRAVSRVRRIQSGLDDKSLARSKPVIDSLTVLADKYGATPGQIALNWLIHYNGETVVAIPGASKVRHAQENIGAMDFRLGKNELEHLNEASWSALKS, encoded by the coding sequence ATGGAATCAGCAATGGCTGCTGCCGGCTTACGTCCCTTGGGGCAATCAACGTTATCCGTGTCTCCGCTGGGACTTGGCTGCTGGCAATTCAGCCGGGGTAAAGGCATTGTCGGGAAGTATTGGAGCAATCTCGAAGATGCGGATATTCTGGAAATCGTACGCGTAAGTCTGGAAGGGGGGATGAACTGGGTCGATACAGCGGAAGTTTACGGTGGCGGGAAGTCGGAGGAAGCACTTGCTCATGTGCTGGATCAGCTGAAGAGGGAGGGCAGCCCTTACGCCACTCCCCTGATAGCCACCAAGTGGTGGCCGTTATTCCGCACCGCTACTTCCATTACATCCACGATTGAAGAGCGGCTCCGTTGCCTTGGCGGCCGGGATATCGATTTGTATCAGATCCATCAGCCTTTTTCATTGTCTTCGATTGCCAGTGAGATGAAGGCGATGGCTGGGCTTGTGCAAGCGGGCAAGATCCGGAATATAGGGGTCAGCAACTACTCGGCAAAGCAAATGATAGAAGCACACCGCCTGCTCCGGCAATATGGCCTGAACCTCGTTTCCAATCAGGTGAAATACAATCTGCTGGACCGGAAAATCGACCGGAATGGAACTATGGAAGCTGCGAAAGCGCTTGGCATTTCGATTATTGCCTATTCCCCGCTGCAGCAGGGGATTTTGACCGGACGCTTTCACAAGGACCCGGTGCAGATCCGTGCTGTTTCCCGGGTGCGGCGGATACAATCCGGTCTGGATGATAAAAGTCTGGCCCGCAGCAAGCCAGTAATAGACAGCTTAACCGTGCTTGCGGATAAGTATGGGGCTACACCCGGCCAGATTGCCCTGAACTGGCTGATTCATTATAACGGGGAAACGGTAGTCGCCATCCCGGGAGCTTCCAAAGTCCGTCACGCCCAGGAGAATATCGGTGCCATGGATTTCCGGCTTGGGAAGAATGAGCTGGAGCATCTGAATGAAGCCTCATGGTCAGCATTGAAATCCTGA
- a CDS encoding sigma-70 family RNA polymerase sigma factor: MNNRLEKQVRRAQRGDNEAFIELIQEMELQMYQMAKSIVRKDEDCADAMQESTLKAFKAISTLKQPEFFRTWLFRILINECNMILRRRVQTVTINEMPVTPKERPSMAERLDLRTAVHQLEEIPRTLVILHYYQGFPLQHIADLLEMSEGAVKTRLHRARKTLYEWLVDPVEREMNG; encoded by the coding sequence TTGAATAACAGGCTTGAGAAGCAGGTAAGACGCGCGCAGAGAGGGGACAATGAAGCGTTTATTGAGCTTATACAGGAGATGGAACTACAGATGTATCAGATGGCGAAATCCATTGTCAGGAAAGATGAGGACTGCGCGGATGCGATGCAGGAATCCACATTAAAGGCTTTTAAGGCGATTTCCACCTTGAAGCAGCCAGAGTTTTTCAGAACATGGCTCTTTCGCATTCTGATTAATGAGTGCAATATGATTTTGCGCAGACGGGTTCAGACCGTGACGATCAACGAAATGCCTGTCACGCCGAAGGAACGGCCCTCTATGGCGGAACGGCTGGATCTTCGCACAGCTGTACATCAGCTGGAGGAAATTCCGCGCACCCTTGTGATTTTGCATTATTATCAGGGCTTTCCGCTGCAGCACATCGCCGATCTGCTGGAAATGTCCGAAGGCGCTGTGAAAACAAGGCTGCACCGGGCAAGAAAAACATTGTATGAATGGCTGGTGGACCCCGTAGAAAGGGAGATGAACGGATGA
- a CDS encoding MMPL family transporter — translation MKTILKARWAIIAVWLTVAVVLFLIAPGMSDLVREKGQISVPDGYTSTRASEIMKEVADAKGGETLHQVALVFNKPDGLGAEDTESIKQGVEKLVAEKDELKIDSITDPFSQAELKDTLIAKDGKTIMVALMVSGGEEAVKQLPDQVDKLLSGVSADHYLTSEGLITEDTIVSSEAGLKKSEYITVIFILLILFVVFRSFVAPFVPLLTVGLSYIVSQSIVAFLVDRFDFPLSTFTQIFMVAVMFGIGTDYCILLISRFKEELASAEDTRSAIISTYRKAGGTVFYSGLAVFVGFLAIGLSKFMLYRSAVAVAVGIAVMLLALVTVVPFFMAVLGKKLFWPSSSKLEHSESRIWGAAGSFSLKRPWAALLIVAVVVVPFLLTYSGKLSFNSMDEIGPGYASVKGFNIISDSFGPGESMPGKIVVKNDDRMDTSEYMGLAEKISRELEKVDGVKAVRSMSRPTGEQINDFLIPTQVATLTDGLSQSNEGLTKIQSGLEEASKQLKGNEPKLNEAVSGSAKLTEGTAELKKGIDALGDGLSRIESGIKSGSAGAGEIKAGLAQAAASAQQLADANASLLAGYKKIGAGLTALDGGLGQLQTQLQGVASALNGLDASFTGLEAAHPDLLQDVNYQTIKGTVAQSGSGAAKLAGGLGQISGQLKGAAAGLNEANAGYTKAAAGQTALAQGLDKLVAGIGQLQSGLNQAAAGQGQIVDKIPGITSGLDQLQGGQQQLADGFGQLTGQIGQLTDGLSDSADGLKQITGGLNSAQDYLKQIQDAKDNELSGFLVPEEALKEDGIQKVFDNYLSSDRKVMTLDVVFAANPYSAKAIDSMGDIQAAVDRAVKGTKLENAETAISGVTSTYSDLQKISNEDYTRTVVLMLGGIFIILVVLLRSIIMPLYLIVSLLITYFTALGVTEAIFVHLLNYSGITWTTPFFSFVMLIALGVDYSIFLMDRFNENKTWDVREAILHAMRNMGTVILSAVVILGGTFASMYPSGVLSMMQIATVVLSGLALYALVFLPFFVPVMVRMFGRANWWPFSGSASDDTAKAKTLDM, via the coding sequence TTGAAGACTATACTTAAAGCAAGATGGGCCATTATAGCCGTGTGGCTTACCGTGGCAGTAGTATTATTTTTGATCGCTCCGGGCATGTCTGATCTGGTGCGCGAGAAGGGGCAGATATCCGTTCCGGACGGCTATACTTCCACCAGGGCTTCTGAAATCATGAAGGAGGTTGCCGACGCTAAGGGCGGGGAGACGCTGCATCAGGTGGCGCTTGTTTTTAACAAGCCGGATGGACTTGGCGCTGAAGATACAGAGAGCATAAAACAAGGAGTCGAGAAGCTTGTGGCAGAGAAGGATGAGCTCAAAATTGACTCCATTACAGATCCTTTTTCCCAGGCGGAATTAAAAGATACTCTGATCGCCAAGGACGGCAAGACCATTATGGTCGCACTGATGGTGAGTGGCGGGGAGGAAGCCGTCAAACAATTGCCGGACCAGGTGGATAAGCTGCTTAGCGGTGTCAGCGCAGATCATTATCTGACCAGTGAGGGGCTTATTACCGAAGATACCATTGTCAGTTCGGAAGCCGGGCTGAAGAAATCGGAATACATTACTGTTATCTTCATTTTGCTGATTTTATTCGTTGTGTTCCGGTCCTTCGTCGCGCCGTTTGTGCCGCTGTTGACAGTGGGACTGAGCTATATTGTATCACAGTCTATAGTAGCATTCCTGGTGGACCGGTTTGATTTTCCTTTATCGACCTTTACCCAGATCTTCATGGTTGCCGTAATGTTCGGAATCGGGACAGATTACTGCATTCTGCTAATCAGCCGGTTCAAGGAAGAGCTGGCCTCTGCGGAGGATACCCGAAGTGCCATTATTTCTACTTACCGTAAGGCGGGAGGCACAGTCTTTTATTCAGGGCTTGCCGTATTTGTCGGCTTCCTGGCCATCGGGTTGTCCAAGTTCATGCTCTACCGTTCTGCGGTTGCGGTGGCGGTAGGGATTGCCGTAATGCTGCTGGCGCTTGTGACCGTTGTTCCTTTCTTCATGGCGGTGCTGGGCAAAAAGCTGTTCTGGCCGTCAAGCAGCAAGCTGGAGCACAGTGAGAGCCGGATTTGGGGCGCAGCGGGTTCTTTTTCTCTAAAAAGACCATGGGCGGCGCTGCTCATTGTGGCGGTGGTGGTGGTTCCTTTCCTGCTGACCTACAGCGGCAAGCTGAGCTTTAACAGCATGGATGAAATCGGACCTGGCTATGCCTCGGTCAAGGGCTTCAACATTATCTCGGACAGCTTCGGTCCGGGTGAGTCCATGCCCGGCAAGATTGTGGTCAAAAATGATGACCGCATGGATACCTCCGAGTACATGGGGTTAGCGGAGAAAATCAGCCGTGAGCTGGAAAAGGTGGATGGCGTCAAAGCGGTCCGCAGCATGTCCCGTCCAACCGGGGAGCAAATCAATGACTTCCTGATCCCGACTCAAGTGGCAACGCTCACCGACGGCCTCAGCCAGAGCAATGAAGGGCTGACTAAGATTCAGTCAGGTCTTGAGGAAGCCAGCAAGCAGCTTAAAGGGAACGAGCCTAAGCTGAATGAAGCCGTATCGGGCAGTGCGAAGCTGACAGAAGGCACGGCTGAGCTGAAAAAAGGCATCGATGCGCTGGGCGACGGCCTGTCGCGCATCGAGAGCGGCATCAAAAGCGGCTCCGCGGGAGCCGGGGAGATCAAAGCGGGGCTGGCCCAGGCGGCGGCCAGTGCCCAACAACTGGCCGATGCCAACGCATCGCTGCTGGCAGGCTACAAAAAAATCGGTGCAGGCCTGACTGCGCTGGATGGCGGGCTTGGACAGCTTCAAACCCAGCTTCAAGGGGTGGCCTCGGCGCTGAACGGTCTGGATGCATCTTTTACCGGCTTGGAGGCTGCACATCCTGATCTTCTGCAGGATGTGAACTACCAGACGATTAAGGGCACCGTAGCACAGAGCGGATCAGGGGCGGCGAAGCTGGCTGGCGGACTGGGGCAGATTTCCGGGCAGCTGAAAGGTGCCGCAGCGGGCCTTAACGAAGCCAATGCAGGCTATACCAAAGCGGCAGCGGGCCAGACGGCATTGGCGCAGGGCCTCGACAAGCTGGTAGCGGGCATTGGCCAGCTGCAGTCGGGACTGAATCAGGCGGCTGCCGGACAAGGACAAATCGTAGATAAGATTCCTGGAATTACCAGCGGTCTGGATCAGCTGCAGGGTGGACAGCAGCAGCTCGCAGACGGGTTTGGACAGCTTACCGGACAAATCGGCCAGCTGACGGATGGTCTTAGCGACAGTGCCGACGGCTTGAAGCAGATCACAGGCGGGCTGAATTCCGCACAGGATTACCTCAAGCAGATTCAGGATGCCAAGGATAATGAGCTGAGCGGGTTTCTGGTGCCGGAAGAGGCTCTGAAAGAGGACGGAATCCAGAAGGTATTCGATAATTATCTGTCTTCTGACCGCAAGGTGATGACTCTGGATGTGGTCTTCGCTGCCAATCCTTACAGCGCAAAGGCAATCGACAGTATGGGGGATATCCAGGCAGCGGTGGACCGTGCCGTGAAAGGCACGAAGCTGGAAAATGCGGAAACGGCCATTAGCGGGGTGACCAGCACCTACAGCGACCTGCAGAAAATATCCAATGAGGATTATACGCGCACAGTAGTACTGATGCTCGGCGGTATTTTCATCATTCTGGTCGTGCTGCTGCGCTCCATTATTATGCCTTTGTATTTGATTGTTTCCCTGCTGATCACTTATTTCACAGCACTGGGAGTGACCGAGGCTATCTTCGTGCATTTGCTGAATTATTCAGGAATCACCTGGACGACGCCATTCTTCAGCTTTGTGATGCTGATTGCCCTCGGGGTTGACTACAGCATTTTCCTCATGGACCGATTCAATGAGAACAAAACCTGGGATGTGCGTGAAGCGATCCTGCACGCTATGCGGAACATGGGGACGGTAATTCTGTCAGCAGTAGTCATTCTGGGCGGGACATTCGCTTCGATGTATCCGTCCGGGGTACTGTCGATGATGCAGATCGCTACGGTAGTGCTGTCAGGTCTGGCGCTGTATGCGCTGGTGTTCCTGCCGTTCTTCGTGCCGGTGATGGTGCGCATGTTCGGCCGGGCGAACTGGTGGCCGTTCAGCGGTTCTGCCTCTGACGACACAGCGAAAGCGAAAACACTGGATATGTAA
- a CDS encoding DUF4179 domain-containing protein, producing MNPKHLDQELDDLRGDKAEEVPELVRSRMNSVYQELKGSGEKVTPGRRRRSWWQRLIITAACAAVAVMLMIGLGFISPAMAETLKQLPFMKSVFQLAGDSGLKQASITGVTSDVQQSVTHGDLTLSISELMYDGSRLSLVLTKKEPDGGNPSFYEWWNARDMQLGPANNIDFYINGELANTAWGMAPGGEAAPESLIVTALESPDLHVPEAFNFKMVVFIPDVGQSFTFELPVKKKTLESVVLTPEAAKTFDHINLHIKRIEISQTTIRLITEIKGAPGQDIKALQEAIPDKYKTHGILTLLFDLLNDQGQTATMIGGNGNGQGNTLSGSSSYEPFAAMPKSVVIKPYISTQDGEKLYISELEMTVPVQ from the coding sequence ATGAATCCGAAGCATTTGGATCAAGAGCTGGATGACTTAAGGGGGGATAAGGCTGAAGAGGTGCCGGAACTTGTCAGATCACGTATGAATAGCGTCTACCAGGAGTTAAAGGGAAGCGGGGAAAAGGTTACACCGGGCAGAAGACGGAGAAGCTGGTGGCAGCGGCTGATAATTACAGCGGCTTGTGCGGCGGTTGCAGTAATGCTAATGATCGGCCTGGGCTTTATCTCTCCAGCTATGGCCGAAACGCTGAAACAACTGCCATTTATGAAAAGCGTGTTCCAACTGGCCGGAGATTCAGGCTTGAAGCAAGCGAGTATTACAGGTGTAACTTCGGATGTACAGCAAAGCGTGACACATGGAGATTTGACGCTCAGCATCTCTGAGCTGATGTATGACGGCAGCCGCTTGTCTCTGGTATTGACCAAAAAAGAACCGGACGGCGGGAACCCATCGTTTTACGAGTGGTGGAACGCCAGGGATATGCAATTAGGGCCGGCGAACAATATTGATTTTTATATCAACGGAGAATTGGCAAATACTGCTTGGGGAATGGCCCCCGGAGGTGAAGCCGCACCGGAATCCTTAATCGTTACGGCATTGGAATCACCCGATCTCCATGTACCCGAAGCGTTCAACTTCAAAATGGTAGTGTTTATTCCCGATGTTGGGCAATCGTTCACATTCGAACTCCCGGTGAAAAAGAAAACGCTCGAAAGTGTTGTGCTCACACCGGAGGCAGCCAAAACCTTTGATCATATCAATCTGCACATTAAGCGGATCGAGATCAGCCAGACGACGATCCGGCTGATTACCGAGATTAAGGGGGCGCCTGGCCAAGATATCAAAGCACTTCAGGAGGCGATTCCGGATAAATATAAGACGCACGGAATCCTGACTCTACTCTTTGACTTGCTGAATGATCAGGGGCAGACGGCAACCATGATTGGCGGTAACGGCAACGGGCAAGGGAATACCTTATCCGGCAGCAGCAGCTATGAGCCTTTTGCTGCTATGCCAAAATCGGTGGTAATTAAACCTTATATTTCGACGCAGGACGGCGAAAAGTTGTATATTTCTGAGCTCGAAATGACTGTACCTGTGCAGTAA